The following are encoded in a window of Cygnus olor isolate bCygOlo1 chromosome 21, bCygOlo1.pri.v2, whole genome shotgun sequence genomic DNA:
- the C1QC gene encoding LOW QUALITY PROTEIN: complement C1q subcomponent subunit C (The sequence of the model RefSeq protein was modified relative to this genomic sequence to represent the inferred CDS: inserted 2 bases in 1 codon; deleted 1 base in 1 codon), producing the protein MGASKGLCVPIGLFPNCDFLQEGVAERRRSCRXPAGSALNTQGSQRRIPHPAPLLESSKMRQRFWEQFCLALTLLPLHLGSAVTGDPSHSCYGAPGLPGMPGVPGKDGRDGLKGAKGEPGIPAIPATRGPKGMKGEPGTPGLPGKTGPVGPPGPPGDPGEMGTAGEPGMPGSYKQKHQSAFSVTRQTAEHPLKNIPVIFNHIITNTNNDYNTTTGKFTCKVPGLYYFVFHSSQTANLCVMLYKNMRKMASFCDHKTNTMQVSSGGILLHLEAGNEVWLEVNDYNGMVGIGGSDSVFSGFLLFPE; encoded by the exons ATGGGGGCCAGTAAGGGGCTGTGTGTCCCTATCGGGCTCTTTCCTAACTGTGACTTCCTCCAGGAGGGTGTTGCAGAGAGACGCAGGTcgtgcag gccagcaggcagtGCCCTCAACACACAGGGCTCC CAGCGCAGGATCCCACACCCTGCTCCCCTGCTGGAG AGCTCCAAAATGAGGCAGAGATTTTGGGAGCAGTTCTGTCTGGCCCTCACTCTCCTACCTCTGCACCTGGGGTCTGCAGTGACCGGAGATCCCTCCCACAGCTGCTATGGGGCTCCAGGCCTGCCAGGCATGCCGGGTGTGCCAGGCAAGGATGGCCGAGATGGGCTGAAGGGAGCCAAAGGCGAGCCAG GCATCCCAGCCATTCCCGCTACACGAGGTCCCAAGGGTATGAAAGGGGAGCCAGGCACTCCTGGCCTGCCAGGCAAGACCGGCCCCGTCGGTCCCCCTGGTCCCCCTGGAGACCCCGGGGAGATGGGCACTGCCGGAGAGCCAGGCATGCCAGGCAGCTACAAGCAGAAGCACCAGTCGGCATTTTCAGTGACGAGGCAGACTGCTGAGCACCCCTTAAAGAACATCCCCGTGATCTTCAACCACATCATCACCAACACCAACAACGACTACAACACCACCACAGGCAAGTTCACCTGCAAGGTCCCTGGCCTCTACTACTTCGTCTTCCACAGCTCACAGACAGCCAACCTCTGCGTCATGCTATACAAGAACATGAGAAAGATGGCCAGCTTCTGTGACCACAAGACCAACACCATGCAGGTCAGCTCAGGTGGTATCCTCCTCCACCTGGAGGCTGGGAACGAGGTCTGGCTGGAGGTGAATGACTACAATGGCATGGTGGGCATCGGTGGCTCCGACAGCGTCTTCTCGGGGTTCCTGCTCTTCCCAGAATAG
- the C1QA gene encoding complement C1q subcomponent subunit A, giving the protein MRLGLWLAASTLAAVLGTALPEEEVCRAPDGKDGFPGVPGLNGRPGQKGDMGEPGKPAPRTGIRGPKGDEGEPGPPGNPGNRGFHGPPGPHGLPGQPGRRGAKGKAGNILEQPRPAFSASRKSQTHRGNTVVFDNIITNQENSYSAQSGQFTCRIPGLYYFAFQVVSIGDLCLSITKNRERVVSFCDNNSRNILQVNSGSSVLSLAVGDQVSVSTDPVKGSQIYSGSEADSVFSGFMLFPQTG; this is encoded by the exons ATGCGTCTCGGTCTTtggctggcagccagcaccctagcagcagtgctgggcacagccctgcctgagGAGGAGGTGTGTCGGGCACCGGATGGCAAAGACGGATTCCCCGGGGTCCCTGGCCTCAATGGGAGGCCAGGGCAGAAGGGTGACATGGGAGAACCAG GGAAACCGGCACCAAGGACAGGCATCCGGGGACCCAAAGGGGATGAAGGTGAGCCGGGGCCTCCTGGCAACCCAGGAAACCGGGGCTTCCATGGTCCACCTGGCCCCCAtgggctgccagggcagccAGGACGGAGAGGGGCCAAGGGAAAGGCTGGCAATATCCTGGAGCAGCCACGTCCTGCCTTCTCTGCCTCACGGAAGTCCCAGACGCACCGGGGCAACACGGTGGTGTTCGACAACATCATCACCAACCAGGAGAACTCCTACAGCGCCCAGAGCGGACAGTTCACCTGCCGCATCCCCGGGCTCTACTACTTTGCCTTCCAAGTGGTCTCCATCGGAGACCTCTGCCTGAGCATCACCAAGAACAGGGAGCGCGTGGTCAGCTTCTGCGACAACAACAGCCGCAACATCCTGCAGGTGAACTCGGGCAGCAGTGTGCTGAGCCTGGCCGTGGGTGACCAGGTCTCAGTGAGCACTGACCCCGTGAAGGGCAGCCAGATTTACAGCGGCTCTGAGGCAGACAGCGTCTTCAGCGGCTTCATGCTCTTCCCACAGACGGGCTGA
- the C1QB gene encoding complement C1q subcomponent subunit B gives MQTMWVMLICLAGGQLACATLCKTYGTIPGIPGAPGQPGSNGRDGQNGPKGDRGPPGQAEDEGEIGEKGDPGAPGHPGKIGPRGPTGSKGLQGPMGPPGPQGDSGDYKATLKSAFSAARTISVFPRREQPIRFDRVITNEKGHYENRYGRFTCRVPGIYYFTYHVTSKGSLCLRMKKGRGGSKGDVVVTFCDYVHSSYQITTGGVVLKMAVNESVWLEPTEKNAIVGIEGSDSIFSGFLIFPEA, from the exons ATGCAGACCATGTGGGTGATGTTGATCTGCTTAGCCGGAGGGCAGCTTGCGTGTGCCACACTCTGCAAGACTTACGGCACCATCCCGGGCATCCCAGGGGCACCAGGCCAGCCTGGCAGCAATGGCAGAGATGGCCAGAATGGCCCAAAGGGTGATCGAG GTCCCCCTGGCCAGGCGGAGGATGAAGGAGAAATTGGGGAGAAGGGGGACCCAGGAGCACCAGGCCACCCCGGGAAGATTGGCCCCAGGGGTCCCACAGGTTCAAAGGGACTGCAGGGCCCCATGGGACCCCCCGGCCCCCAGGGAGACTCTGGGGACTACAAGGCCACCCTCAAGTCCGCCTTCTCAGCTGCCAGGACGATCAGCGTCTTCCCACGCCGGGAGCAGCCCATCCGCTTTGACCGTGTCATCACGAACGAGAAGGGTCACTACGAGAACCGCTATGGCCGCTTCACCTGCCGCGTGCCAGGCATCTACTACTTTACCTACCACGTCACGTCCAAGGGCAGCCTGTGCCTCAGAATGAAAAAGGGCCGGGGTGGCAGCAAGGGCGACGTGGTGGTGACCTTCTGTGACTACGTGCACAGCAGCTACCAGATCACCACCGGCGGTGTGGTGCTCAAGATGGCAGTGAACGAGTCCGTCTGGCTGGAGCCAACGGAGAAGAATGCCATCGTGGGGATCGAAGGGTCTGACAGCATCTTTTCCGGCTTCCTGATCTTCCCTGAGGCTTAG